In Henningerozyma blattae CBS 6284 chromosome 7, complete genome, a single genomic region encodes these proteins:
- the TBLA0G00880 gene encoding uncharacterized protein, whose amino-acid sequence MKFTNTFVSVATASSIFSLAKAQSNYTLPSSSGLISAVAPTTSLLPSSDLETTSVPPKVSDLASSVPPAVSSASEIAPVESTTSQLSEEVVNTTANGTTVEEWETVTAYTTYCPSSTTIVQNGKTYTVTGETTLTITECPCTVSKSKNSTTLVVSTPTTTPLAPAPVTTKSTVVPQNTTKPLITPPLITLEASSPVNYVSENVTTTEYETVTAFTTFCPHPTTFVQNSVTYTITEATTLTITKCPCTVPKVSTTPKTTYAPQVTKAPAPQVTYQPVVTNIAEVTENVNIDVTITKTLTTTNMNGQTIVETTCVTVETQECASTVVNTVKAAPVTTLPSIFTANGAIANGVPSIVGFAAAVMFLF is encoded by the coding sequence CCTCTGGATTAATTTCTGCAGTTGCTCCAACTACTTCATTATTACCTTCAAGTGACCTTGAAACTACTTCAGTTCCACCAAAGGTTTCTGACTTAGCTTCTTCCGTACCACCAGCTGTCTCTTCTGCTTCTGAAATCGCTCCTGTTGAAAGCACTACTTCTCAATTATCGGAAGAAGTTGTCAACACTACTGCTAACGGTACAACTGTAGAAGAATGGGAAACTGTAACTGCTTATACTACTTATTGTCCATCTTCTACCACTATCGTTCAAAACGGTAAGACTTACACTGTCACTGGTGAAACCACTTTAACAATCACTGAATGTCCATGTACTGTTTCTAAGAGCAAGAACAGCACTACTTTAGTAGTTTCTACTCCAACTACCACTCCTTTGGCTCCAGCTCCAGTTACCACTAAATCAACCGTTGTTCCTCAAAACACAACCAAACCATTAATCACACCTCCATTAATCACCCTCGAAGCTTCTTCTCCAGTTAACTACGTTTCTGAAAATGTCACCACTACTGAATACGAAACCGTTACTGCCTTCACTACTTTCTGCCCACACCCAACTACTTTTGTTCAAAACAGCGTTACTTACACTATCACTGAAGCCACCACCTTAACTATCACTAAATGTCCATGCACTGTTCCAAAGGTCTCCACTACTCCAAAGACCACTTACGCTCCACAAGTTACCAAGGCTCCAGCTCCACAAGTCACTTACCAACCAGTTGTCACAAACATTGCTGAAGTTACTGAAAATGTTAACATAGATGTTACTATCACCAAGACTTTAACTACTACTAACATGAACGGTCAAACTATCGTTGAAACAACTTGTGTCACCGTTGAAACCCAAGAATGTGCTTCCACCGTTGTTAACACTGTTAAGGCTGCTCCAGTTACCACTTTACCATCTATCTTCACTGCTAATGGTGCTATTGCTAACGGTGTTCCATCAATCGTTGGTTTTGCTGCCGCTGTTATGttcttattttaa